The following are from one region of the Ornithorhynchus anatinus isolate Pmale09 chromosome X1, mOrnAna1.pri.v4, whole genome shotgun sequence genome:
- the LOC100090300 gene encoding la-related protein 6 → MSALQLHSQLGSSNPIQVQSSHCPPLSLCPTGIQPLPQISPEDLNGNCCDPVADPLDCACDTPDLELVRKIVAQVEFYLSDENLARDTFLLKHVQKNKQGFVSIKLLTSFKKVKYLSQDWRLTLHALRFSELLEVNVEGTKVRRKSPLPDLLLGSPPSKLLLAWEPWGLELPPASPPSPALQQAFLEAISGLFSPFGLIASIRILQPGKKLPPSVQRYVLAQPELLSSCCALVEYESLEAAAGAFAELSRRLAPGASGGIKVVRLLARSPKKQSGGQEDGEEGARAYQRAPPRKRGPRARQGEPPQSSSPESDGAPVSPPDSLLGLRAGYFSLPCIGPPPPRPSLLGPAATTDARIQKWAGPCWAHGLSSRPQEAAPAVALGMGKGTALPIRRLPRGPDGTRGFYSSIGRGGVVLRH, encoded by the exons ATGTCGGCCCTCCAGCTCCACTCCCAGCTGGGCTCTAGCAACCCTATCCAGGTCCAGAGCAGCCACTGCCCACCTCTGTCCCTATGTCCTACTGGGATCCAGCCTCTCCCACAGATCAGCCCTGAGGACTTAAATGG GAACTGTTGTGACCCAGTGGCTGATCCCTTGGATTGTGCCTGCGACACCCCTGACCTAGAACTGGTGCGGAAGATTGTGGCTCAGGTGGAATTCTACCTGTCAGATGAGAACCTGGCCCGAGACACCTTCCTGTTGAAACATGTGCAGAAGAACAAGCAGGGCTTTGTCAGTATCAAGCTACTAACTTCTTTCAAGAAG GTGAAGTACCTGAGCCAGGACTGGAGGCTGACGCTGCACGCCCTGCGTTTCTCTGAGCTGCTGGAGGTGAATGTGGAAGGGACCAAAGTCCGGAGGAAAAGCCCCCTTCCCGACCTCCTCTTGGGCTCCCCTCCTAGCAagctgcttctggcctgggagccctggggcctggaactgcctccggCCTCGCCAccatcccctgccctccagcagGCTTTCCTGGAGGCCATCAGTGGCCTGTTCAGCCCATTCGGTCTCATTGCCTCCATCCGCATCCTGCAGCCGGGCAAGAAGCTACCCCCGTCTGTCCAGAGGTATGTGCTTGCCCAGCCCGAGCTGCTGAGCAGCTGCTGCGCCCTGGTAGAGTACGAGAGTCTGGAGGCGGCAGCCGGTGCCTTTGCCGAGCTGAGTCGGCGCTTGGCCCCTGGCGCCTCGGGCGGCATCAAGGTGGTGCGGCTCTTGGCCCGAAGCCCCAAGAAGCAGAGCGGAGGgcaggaagatggggaagaaggggccCGGGCCTACCAGCGGGCCCCTCCCCGAAAgaggggtccccgggcccggcagGGCGAGCCTCCTCAGAGTAGCTCCCCCGAGTCGGACGGCGCCCCCGTCTCGCCCCCCGACTCGCTCCTCGGCCTCCGAGCCGGCTACTTCAGCCTCCCCTGTATTGGCCCTCCACCTCCGCGCCCGTCCCTCCTTGGTCCTGCCGCCACCACCGATGCTAGGATCCAGAAATGGGCAGGCCCCTGCTGGGCTCATGGGCTGAGCTCTCGCCCCCAGGAAGCAGCCCCCGCTGTGGCTCTGGGGATGGGCAAGGGGACGGCCCTGCCCATCCGCCGCCTGCCCCGGGGGCCTGATGGCACCAGAGGGTTCTACAGCAGCATCGGACGGGGTGGGGTTGTACTACGCCACTGA
- the PRR22 gene encoding proline-rich protein 22, giving the protein MSAGTPPTTTGIQAQTAGIPTMTSGIPPTTTGIPPTTTGIPPTTTGIPSQTLRSPPTTTWIQPQTAEIWSSTTGIPTTTAGIQSLTVGIPTVTSGIPSQPLRIQPTATWILPQTIGIQASTAGIPPMTTGISSTTAGIPPTTTWILPQPISIQAQTDGILPQPIGIQPQTAGILPQPIRILPQTDGELLQPIRIQPQIGGVLPPTTEIPPLTTKIPLTTSWILPSTSRILPLTPRISSKTARILPKPAKISSVTTGIPPQVAPIPSTAGGIPPPTDGIQPPTAGKPPATGRPRRQVGRPPRRAGRPPRRPGRPSTKTSKVSSKTAKLLPRPDVVQPPTANSNLPLSRNFQMAPCGCLFDPQYFQIKPASDGSSTLVKIAEPPEPSTPLGEPQGHSQPPAWPDMYPQSQPGSLTPQDFHPSPPKKKKKKKSRAPFPPIGAAEGTPAPGPQPAQPPCPRRKGRPKVTKKTSKNSSRPAPGYPNGGQTGYQAGGGPPAPPLTAPSSADNTIPSDSFLQSATLTLPQAGTETREPEGTTGPSTTPQTSSLLAETRQILDQPSSSTSMPPQSQANEVVLDEILSLLDLPQEDPVYTSGPPQPFQGDERDDGSGILWLDLPDELLSLNYDETNLLDMMLDSNDWNLVYPLPEPMGNQQNYSRYAAGDGSRTPSANNRLDL; this is encoded by the exons ATGTCTGCCGGGACTCCACCTACAACCACTGGGATCCAGGCCCAGACTGCTGGGATCCCTACAATGACTTCTGGGATCCCACCCACAACCACTGGGATCCCACCCACAACCACTGGGATCCCACCCACAACCACTGGGATCCCATCCCAGACCCTCAGGAGCCCACCTACAACCACCTGGATCCAGCCCCAGACTGCTGAGATCTGGTCCTCAACCACCGGGATCCCAACCACAACTGCCGGGATCCAGTCCCTGACTGTTGGGATCCCTACAGTGACTTCTGGGATCCCATCTCAACCCCTCAGGATCCAACCCACAGCCACCTGGATTCTTCCACAGACCATTGGGATCCAGGCCTCAACTGCTGGGATCCCTCCAATGACCACCGGGATCTCATCCACAACTGCCGGGATCCCACCCACAACCACCTGGATCCTGCCCCAGCCCATCAGCATCCAGGCCCAAACTGATGGAATTCTGCCCCAGCCCATCGGGATCCAGCCCCAGACTGCTGGGATCCTGCCCCAGCCCATCAGGATCCTTCCCCAGACTGATGGGGAGCTGCTCCAACCCATCAGGATCCAGCCCCAGATTGGCGGGGTCTTGCCCCCAACCACTGAGATCCCTCCACTGACCACCAAGATCCCACTCACAACAAGCTGGATCCTGCCCTCAACCTCCAGGATCCTTCCACTGACTCCTAGGATCTCGTCTAAGACTGCCAGGATCCTGCCCAAGCCCGCCAAGATCTCATCCGTGACCACCGGGATTCCGCCCCAGGTGGCCCCAATCCCATCCACGGCTGGCGGGATCCCGCCCCCGACAGACGGGATTCAGCCCCCAACAGCCGGGAAGCCACCCGCGACTGGCAGACCCCGGCGCCAGGTTGGCCGACCCCCACGCCGGGCCGGCAGACCCCCACGCCGGCCTGGCCGACCCTCGACTAAGACCTCCAAGGTGTCATCAAAGACCGCCAAGCTCCTGCCTCGACCTGACGTAGTCCAACCTCCTACTGCCAACTCCAACCTACCACTTAGTCGAA ACTTCCAGATGGCACCCTGCGGCTGCTTATTCGACCCCCAGTACTTCCAGATCAAACCGGCCAGCGACGGTTCCTCCACTCTCGTCAAAATCGCCGAGCCCCCTGAGCCCAGCACTCCCTTGGGGGAGCCCCAGGGCCACAGCCAACCACCAGCCTGGCCCGATATGTATCCGCAAAGCCAGCCGGGGTCATTGACCCCTCAGGAtttccacccttccccacccaagaagaagaagaagaagaagtcgaGGGCCCCATTCCCCCCTATCGGTGCTGCAGAGGGGacaccggcccccggcccccaaccggCACAGCCTCCCTGCCCTCGCAGAAAGGGAAGACCTAAAGTGACCAAGAAAACCTCGAAGAACTCCTCACGACCAGCCCCCGGTTATCCTAACGGGGGGCAGACAGGCTACCAGGCAGGGGGAGGgccccccgctccgccacttactgCACCTAGCTCGGCAGACAACACAATCCCCTCTGACTCATTCTTGCAGAGTGCCACATTGACTCTCCCTCAAGCAGGCACGGAGACCAGAGAGCCAGAGGGGACGACCGGGCCTTCTACCACCCCGCAGACTAGTAGTCTCCTGGCTGAAACTAGACAAATCCTGGACcaaccttcctcctccaccagcaTGCCCCCCCAGTCCCAGGCCAACGAGGTTGTGTTGGATGAAATCTTGTCCCTGCTGGACCTTCCCCAAGAGGACCCAGTCTACACCAGTGGCCCCCCACAACCGTTCCAGGGGGATGAGCGTGATGATGGCAGTGGCATCCTCTGGCTGGACCTCCCCGATGAGCTTTTATCCTTGAACTACGACGAGACAAATCTCCTCGACATGATGTTGGATTCGAATGACTGGAACCTGGTCTATCCCTTACCCGAGCCCATGGGCAACCAGCAAAATTACTCCAGATATGCAGCCGGAGATGGGAGCCGAACCCCAAGTGCCAACAACAGGCTGGACCTTTAG
- the DUS3L gene encoding tRNA-dihydrouridine(47) synthase [NAD(P)(+)]-like, protein MAEGEAEGESRSEGGHDGGSGAAATGAGSPERGVAAIKPQYLTTKEQFHTFLETKGKDAEGQGTEKPTGRDAEEEEPICQGLPEPTTKKIKLEDEKEETQGQGAEEVEQQQKRRARGQNKNRPHVKPTHYSENKLCPSVIQASADKCFFGERCRFLHNLASYMATKPPDLGDRCVLFDTFGKCIYGVTCRFAGAHLGERQQNLVDEERAAQWRDRQLVRNSLSKELQQQLRKKKVLFSRSERYLRQLNKPSAGKGRTPDPGAGGSAGSGGREGPAPAEEAPSLKLEGQEPQPGGLEEEPRAGGGASPSGTVQTSGPLTDEDVIRLRPAEKKELDIRGKLYLAPLTTCGNLPFRRICKRFGADVTCGEMAVCTNLLQGQSSEWALLKRHHSEDLFGVQLEGAFPDTMTKCAELLNQTVEVDFVDINVGCPIDLVYKKGGGCALMNRSNKFEQIVRGMNSVLDVPLTVKIRTGVQEKANLAHRLLPELRAWGVSLVTVSRRQGGRGERIVSLGSSHLQGRALAVSL, encoded by the exons ATGgcggaaggagaagcagagggggagAGTCGATCCGAGGGCGGCCACGACGGTGGGAGTGGTGCCGCCGCCACTGGAGCTGGGTCCCCGGAGCGGGGTGTGGCGGCCATCAAGCCTCA GTACCTTACCACCAAGGAGCAGTTCCACACCTTCCTGGAAACCAAAGGGAAAGATGCAGAGGGCCAGGGCACGGAGAAGCCGACCGGAAGAGATGCCGAAGAGGAAGAACCCATCTGTCAGGGCTTGCCCGAACCCACAACCAAGAAGATAAAACTTGAAGATGAGAAGGAAGAAACCCAGGGCCAGGGAGCAGAAGAGGTGGAGCAACAGCAGAAAAGGAGAGCCAGGGGGCAGAATAAGAACCGGCCGCATGTGAAGCCCACACATTACAGTGAGAACAAGCTGTGTCCGAGTGTCATCCAg GCGTCAGCCGACAAGTGCTTCTTCGGCGAGCGCTGCCGCTTCCTGCACAACCTAGCCAGCTACATGGCCACCAAACCCCCAGACCTCGGGGACAGGTGTGTCCTGTTCGACACCTTCGGGAAGTGCATCTATGGCGTCACCTGCCGCTTTGCCGGGGCCCACCTGGGGGAGCGGCAGCAGAACCTGGTGGATGAGGAGCGGGCCGCACAGTGGCGGGACAGGCAGCTGGTGCGCAACAGCCTGAGCAAGGAGCTCCAGCAGCAGCTGCGCAAGAAAAAGGTGCTCTTCAGCCGCTCGGAGCGCTACCTCCGACAGTTGAACAAACCGTCCGCCGGGAAaggccggaccccggaccccggggccggggggtcggcggggagcggggggcgggagggcccagCCCCTGCGGAGGAAGCCCCGAGTTTGAAGTTGGAGGGCCAGGAGCCCCAGCccggggggctggaggaagagccCAGAGCAGGGGGCGGCGCCTCCCCAAGCGGCACCGTCCAGACGTCGGGACCACTCACCGACGAGGATGTCATCAGACTCCGGCCAGCcgagaagaaggag TTGGACATCCGAGGCAAGCTGTACCTGGCCCCGCTCACCACG TGTGGCAATTTGCCCTTCCGGAGGATCTGCAAGCGCTTCGGGGCTGACGTCACCTGTGGAGAGATGGCTGTGTGCACGAACCTGCTCCAGGGCCAGTCTTCCGAGTGGGCCTTACTCAAGCGCCACCACAGCGAGGACCTCTTTGGTGTCCAG CTGGAGGGCGCGTTTCCAGACACCATGACCAAGTGTGCCGAACTGCTCAACCAGACCGTCGAGGTGGACTTTGTGGACATCAATGTCGGGTGCCCGATCGACCTGGTGTACAAGAAG GGCGGGGGCTGTGCCCTGATGAATCGCTCCAACAAGTTTGAACAGATTGTCCGAGGAATGAATTCG GTGCTGGACGTGCCCCTCACTGTGAAGATCCGGACGGGAGTACAGGAGAAGGCCAACCTGGCTCACAGGCTCCTCCCCGAACTCCGGGCCTGGGGCGTGTCACTGGTCACAGTGAGTcggcggcaggggggtcggggggagagaatTGTCTCTCTCGGCTCCTCTCACCTCCAAGGGAGGGCACTGGCGGTCAGCCTGTGA